TCTGTTGTTGCTTCCTCTGCATCAACTGTCGCTGATATTGTTGCTTAATTTGTTGATTATGTAACATCTGTTGCTCCTGTTGTTTTAGTTGCTGGTGTTGAAGCATACTGGAACCTTGCTGAAGGGGGTTAAGATTTGACTGGATTACATTAACCCCGGATTGTGAGGATAAGGAGTTAACATTAGTTTGTTGAGGAGCACTAACAGGGTTTTGTTGGAGTGAGCTCACAGGAACCTGTTGTAGGGAGTTTACAGCATTTCCTGGTCCTGAATCTAAATTGGTATTTGGTTGCATTGAATTCATCTTACTCTGCTGTGCTGTAGATACACCAGACAGAGAGTTATGCTGCATGTTTGGCATGTTATTCTGCTGCATTGTTGTTACAGAGCCTTGCATATTTGATGTTTGCAACTGagaattaatttgattttcatgagACTGCACTTGTGTAACTTGGGGTTGTGACTGTGACATGGAATGCATATGTGGTGGGGGAAGCTGTCCAGGTATGTTTTTCTTAGGcctatttgtatttataaaattaataatctgCTTCTCATATGAACCCAGTTTCTCCTTGATACTAGGTGAGACATTACTCTTGGAAACCTGAAGGAATGTTATAATTCGTTCCAGCATCATTTTAAACACCTTCAGCTTATCAAGCTGCTCTGCCTTTGGTTGTTGTGGAAGAGAATCATGCtgataaacaaagaaaagataCAAGGTTAAACAGTAACACTAAtttgagtaaaaataaaaacaataaaggaCTTCTCCTTTTAGAGTTTGccagaataaaataataataataataatataataataataataataatagtaataacaataataataataataatgaaaaaggCTTCCTTGTCCATAGCTGATATTAAAAGTTTGCCTGACTAAACATACCTGTTGAAGTTTAGAAGCAATCTTTTGGTACATTTCATTCAACTCTGGCAAGTAACTTTCTTTCATTGATTTAATCTGCCGTTTAAAATCAACAGAAGCAAATCATCAATTATAAACCTTGAATCTCCGGTGCAAGAAGATTTGTAACACTATTGCCTTAAGGAAGGGTAAAAAATACTAAGATTGATTGTGATTTCAttcaagaaaatattatatttggaGAAATTTGAGTTTGTTAATTCTAGTGATCAACTAGCATGTGGTTTTACTAAATCATTACACGGAcctataattgattatatttgtaacaagcatTATACATATGATTTATATGTACCACCTTGAGGGAGAGTGTTAGATATTATCCATTCagtttattatattttcctATTTATAAATGCACCAATACACATTAGAGATTCATCCTAtgcttctttctcttttatttcaacgGTCTTAAGAAATGATTAGAAAATAGGATATTACCTTTTGATAAACTTCTTCTTGCCAATCACCCCCACTTGGCTGGCCAGTCTGTGCTGTTGAATCCAGAGAAgcttcaaaagatatttcacaCACATGTGAGCTAGGGCTGAAAAAATGCAGAAACTTGTTGTTTTCGAAAATTAATGAGGTAATTGCAAAATATGTTAGTGAACATTATTCTATCATAAATAGATGATAGATTATATGTGATATCCTATGTTGTTGCTTTTCAGAAAGTTTGTTGCTTATGAACGAGTTATTCATAACACAAACATCACAACGGAATTTCTGAGTCATGCCACAAGCATTAGACAAGGCAAATAAGTCATGGAGGAAAGACAAACAAACCAGAAATGGTAAATTTGAAGCAATAGATGCTTCTTTTACAGAAATAAGATGATAATCATAATTTAGGGCAGAGAACGCACAAAAATACATTGAATTCTTGtatttcttttacaattttcattttctttgcaatCTTTTGACAAAAAATGCAAGAGTTATCCAAGGCAGTCCAAATAGAACTCCTACATGTAGATTCCGTAAATGATTCTACTTCTACATGCTTGTAAGATGGAGTATCCTGATTCAGAAGAAAACTCGTCCTACTGAGATCATGCAGGGACTGTATTCCAGCATGTCAAATTATTAGGATCAAGCAATCACACTAATCCTGCCCTTGGTTTTGCATCTTACCTGCTGATAAAATCAAACCCAAACCCAGAGAATACCCAAAATGTAAATGACATATTGCAGAGCTCTCATACCTGCAAAACACAATGTCTACGAACAATATCTgctaaaaatatcatattcatCAAAACTGAAGTTGAGTTATCAACGTGTAACTAGAGACTGGGTGTAATTTATGTACTGGTGGCACAGAGCATATAAGGTCTAGCCGTCTAGGGCAAGGACAGAACAGTGCTACCACCTTAAAACTAAATCACAGGCAGGCGTGTTCTCATAGCTATCAATTTTGAATAGTGGCAAATAACAAACACTTCTGAAAAGGATATAGCAGGAACTGGATGAGtgctatttttaatattataatacaaactaaataatttataatacaatactaaaagatgttaaatatattCGTGACAAATAATAAGTCACATTTACACACCCAATTACTATCAATCTAGGAGCAATAAGAACACAGTAATgaagtaaaaagaaagaaaaatgatggtgaaattaacagaaaaaaagaaaaacaaaacatagcAACTTAAGTAAAGCTAAATGTGGACTGGAAAGATGAAAGAACAAACGCAAGGGGGGAAACTCTTGAAAAGTGAAGAAACAAATGTCACACAACAGAGGTAACCCTCCGTACAATGGTCAAGGAAGGAGGTTTTCAAGTCCTATTATGTGTTGaaagcaaaataaaagaaatatagacTAGCTTACTGTCATCAGTTAAGTCTGCACTTTGCTAGAGTATGTTTTAGATTACTATATCTGTTCTATCATATTTTAATGTACAGTCCTTTCTCTGCTTTTGCAATATTACATTTTGTGGGGCAACTCTCACAGTTCactgaaaaataaatctttttagtGTTTTAAAGTTGCGATTTgcatcatttaactagtgaccTTGGCTCTATTAGAGGGCTTAGGCCATTCTTTTGCAGGGCAGACAAGGCTTAGACCTTGCAGAATTACATCTGTATTGTATTTAGAATAAGAGTTTATTCCAATGTCAGTAGAGATTTCAAAGTTATCTAACCTATTTATGTTATATGGatgtttgaaataatatttaatataagatGGGTATCTATTATTCCATGATGTGATTGCACAATTTGTCTACCTCCTAAATGACCCAAGGTAGTAGGTAACCTCACGAGTTTGACCACCAAGAAACCATCAATTGACAGAAGGTAAAGCACACAAAGAAAAATGCATAGTTGCAATTTCACATACTTGATGAAGTTTCTGGAAGGGGTCTTTGTGATTGATATAACTGCTTCTGCTGATCAAGAACAGTTGATTGTTGAAGTAAGGGACCTGAGGCCTGAAGCCTTTGTTGCATATCCCGTTGCAAGGAATTTGGTTGCTGTTGCAAACCCAACTGTTGTTGCAATTGCGCAGGCTGAGATTGAATCTGTGGCATTAATTGCTGTTGTGGAGCCTGAGACTGTGACTGCTGCGCTTGAGATGGTAACAAATTTGATGCATTTTGCTGAGATTGTGGTTGAATTTGAACCTGTGATTGTTGTAGCACGTGTGCAGAGTGCTGGCTTGTTTGCATACCTGAGTTGCCAGATTGAGGTCCTAAGACCTGCTGTGGCTGTAATCCAGGGACATTATTACCCAACTGTTGATGCATATTTGATAGGCTGTTTTGCTGATTTATTAATTGCTGCTGTTGCAGGTTGGAGAGATTGTTCTGTTGTGCAAGTAACCTCTGTGGTTGCTGCAAATCACTAACATTATTTTGTGTCCCAAGTATTTGGGAATGCTGCATGTTTGAGGCATTTCCCTGTGCACCCATAAGTTGTTGctgttgctgttgttgttgctgttgtggAGGTAATATTGACTGTTGAGTCATTGGTGTTTGTTGCTGATGAATgattgaagtttgttgtggttgCTGTTGCCTGATAACTTGGGAGTGTTGTTGAAGCACAGACTGTGTTGATTGTTGAACATTATTAGATTGTTGATTGTGCTGAATGCTGGGTAGAGATGTCTGCATCATGGGAGCCTGCTGCATAACAGATGATGTTTGAATGACAGGTTGCTGAGAAGATTGCAGCTGATTTGGTTGTAAAAGattctgctgctgctgctgctgttgctgctgctgctgctgctgctgctggtGGAACTTCTGCCTCATAAGCTGATGTTGAATTTGTTGCTGATACAGATATTGCTGTGGATTTTGTGATTGTTGCTGTTGTTGGGAAACAACCTGCTGCCTCCCTTGAATTTGTCTCTGGGAACCAGCAAACATATTTTGCATGTTGGAATTCTGGCTAATGGTGTTCCCCACTGAATTCTGTCCAGGTATATTCTGCATGTTAGGATTATTCTGGCCAACATTTTGGATTGGAGTCTGGGTTAAACCCGATGATTGAGATGCAATATTATTTTGCATAAGCTGTTGGCGTGCCTGGGATTGATTGGACATAGGAATAGAATGTTGCTGCCCAAGATTGTGAACTTGAGATGGAATTACAAGCCCTATTAAATAAACAGTGATTGGTTAAGACAGAGAAACCCactaaaaatttaagatatagcATCAGGATCCAAATGAAATGTTAACAACACGCAATTGGAATTTTGCAACCTAACAAGGAGATGAAGTTACCAAACAGCTATCAAGCAACCAAGAAAGGTCCAAATAAAAGAAAGCAACTGTACGAACAAGCAAAACTACCTGTAATAATGGATACAAGCTGGCCTTCAGAGGGAATAAAGAGTTAACAATGTGGTTCAAGCTTTTTGAACTTCCAAAAATTAAGCATTTCAtcacatttttcctttttttgtaatttgtatTTTCCATTCACAATTAGATTGATTTTTGTTAGGGGTCCAACAACAAAATGGATGGAATAAAGCcgatattattattctaaaatgtATCAGAAATACAGTAGGGTTAACAATCCTACTGCCACAGAGCAAGCTCCTTCAAGGAAACAACATTCCCACTCCTAACCGGATTTTTTTCTCTCCCCACTACCTCCTCTTATTTTACTTCCTTATATTCTCCCTATCCCTCACATTCCTTAATTGATTTGGTTACGTCTTTCAACACCACAACACTACTCCTTTCATTGTGAGTGTCTAGGCCCACAATCCTTGCCCTATCAATTTTGGTCGGAACGGTTACTTAGCCAAAACCTAGATTTGTAATATCAATGTGCTCTTTTTTGTCGAAGGCTTAAACTCAAGATTAACAAAAGATTCCTAATGTAGGATACAACACTCGCATCCTTTATCTTTTGGCAATCAATCACTTAGCTCAAATCCACATACAATCcaaaccaaaaaaagaaaatacatatatttgGTGTTCAATttcaaaccaaacaattaaaaacaaattttctttaGATACGAAAATCAACATGGAAAAAAGCAGGAATGGCAAAGGAAATCAAAATTGCAAGTCAATAACGGATTAGACACTGACATTGCAACGTTTTTacaaatagattttaaaaagtTGATATCAATGGAAAAGTTTGAAAGGAAGTGATTCAAAAACAACTACCAGGATCATATGTAACACCAGCAGACAAAAATCAAATGTTAATGATACTTCACACCAATAGGACACAAGACAGTCCCAACAACTTAAGCTGAACTTGAAACAACTCCAAGTCAAATCGCGTTAGAATGTGAATATAGCCACTATGCCAAAGCATAAAAAGCTAACCTGGATCAGGAGGTTTATTACTTGGACCACCTTGATTTGGAGCATTGGCCATGCTGCCCTGGGATTTAGTCTCCATTGTAAGCATCTTCAATGATATTTTCCGTAGATAATCAGACTGAAATAAGGGAATATCCCAGTAAACCATCAATCTTTCATATTGAAtgtaattttaaacataatcaCAAATTGATAAATCTATAATCAAATACGTACCTGGCTTGTTGCAGCAGTAAAAATCTTCTCTTCAAACCTTTGAGCAATCTTCTGAAGTTCATGCAGTCCCTCTTGACCAGAAACAGGAAGATGTCTTTTTAACGTGTCCATTctatagaagatgaagaaaagtgatttaattaactaaataatacaattatagAAAACTTATGGTCAATAGACAATCTTAAAATGTTATAAGCtcgttaaaatgtaaaaaaaaatacccttattgaaatcatacacatattcaaaacaaaaaacatagtAGAATGGATATCAGAAATGGAGTGCAAGCAgcaaatttaaatgtaaattttcgAATTTCCCTCTCTTATTTCTGTAATATTCTCGGCCAAGGCTAGCATGAGTGGTTAAGTATAGCAATGCCTTTCCTTCAAAAATAACTTctgaaatatatgaaaaattgagAGTTTGAAGCACTTGTGAGAATAGTTCtcatttatgaattttatcTTGATTTCTAGTAGTCCAAGTGATTACTCTTCCTTGTTGCTTATCACGAAGATGAAGATGGAACTTCAAATTCAAGTAACATACCAGTTTCTTCCACCATCTAAGTATTCTCCTCCTCCACCTTTTCTCCATTAATTTGTGTTCATGTCCTTATGCTCTATAATTTTTAGTTCAACTCTATTCTAATCCATTTCTATCCATAGTTATCTTCttgttaatgattttatttggCTAGCTTGAATTCAAAATTGTTCTAGTATATAATTCTAGATCCTACACTTGTTCCTATTCTTATATTGATCTTGTGATTAGAGTCATTGATTCAAGCCTCTCAAGAAATGATTTCAAGTTTTAACGCAAGGATAAGATTCAACTTCAGTTGTTGTCTTGTTTCGTATCCATTTAAGTTTCCTTTGCATATATGAAAAGTCTATCAAAaacataagagaaaaaaattctaCTAATAGTACTATAGTTTTCCGCTAAATATCCCTCAGCCACACATTCTCTATGAAGAGAAAATATGTATAAGCTATTTAAGAGCAAAATACACAATCCTAAATCTAGTATGcaaagaaaaacatgttcctcTACGAAAATAATGGCAGTAACCTCCAACCAAACACACTAAATGACAGCAATGATAGTgcatgaaaaataataacagcaaatagaaaaataaactcaGCTCTCCTCCTTTGAGACATCTAAATATGCACCCACAATAGCAAAACTTCATTCTAACACATTGTGCGATAACaccaaataattgaaaaaacttTGAAGTTGTATTTTTCGGTGATATAGTGGTCAACACCAAAGTTATTAAACTCTAGTTACAACCTAGAATCAAGAGGGAGTGGAAAGCTAGAAACTCGAATCATAAGATCTTAATTTCAAcctaataataatcataaataatacATATGCATAAAAAGAACATAGATaacgaagaaaaagaaactcacatcattaaaaaaacttaaattgaaAATTCATAATCATAAATGTATAGACAActagagagaaaaataaaatttgtaacatgatagaaataattcataaaaattaacaatttcaaCCTGGTAAATCATATTTCCAGAGTGATCCTACCCTCAATTAGTTCAGCTTGCGCAGGACCTTTGACATGTAAAATGATACGATCATACAAGGCACAAAtgattttaacaaaattgtCCCACTAACACATCAATGAGCATGTGCAATGCTGACAAGCTAAACCTCATCCCAACACTTTAATTCTGACATTAAAAACAGTAAAAGAAATATCTTATTAAATATTGGTTTGGAGGAAAAATGaacccatttaattattttgttaaccTAACCGCCAGACATTTGAGCACATGTTTCACAAATTTTTGCATCAGAGGATTACAATTACACAATATGACGCTGCTGTCGATGCTCTTTCACATATATTCATTTATCACTTGGAAAGAAGACCACAGTCCTCACGGAAATGTTGGCAATCTATGGAATTATGAGCAAAAGTAAAAAACAATGAGACAATATCAAGACTGAATCTTACATTTTGTTGACAATTCTTTGGCGTGACTCTTGCTGCAGTCCACCTCTCCAATCACTAGTATCCATATTGGCTTCAGTACCCTGATTAGGTCTCCAATTATTGTTATCCATCTAATTTTGATAAACTGAAAAACGAAAAACGAAAAACGAAAAACGGACTATTCTTGTCAAACCGAATTCCCGAATGAAAGAAGGTGCAAAAGATGAATATAAAtgtatgaaatattacaaagaTAATCCAAGATAACccatataaataaattcaacaGTCCATCAATAAATTGTACAGTCAAGAAAACCGTtatacaacaaagaaaaatgttataaaaaccTAGGTTTTCAAGATGAACgcaaaaacattaattttctaATTGTCTGGTAATTAATTGTAAAAGCGAATAACAAAATCCAGTTTTACATAAAGTATTTCCTCAATTTTGTCCATATCTAGACTTATGCCCCATCTTAATTAATTGTCATGTTCTCATATCTCAAAGATCGATTCAAACGAAACGCCCCTCTTTTCTACTTGCTCTTTGGATTAAAGATTTCTCCATGATTGTGGAGCCAATAATCATCTTTCAACGacgagagagaaagaaagaacaaaaagaaaaataatccaTTATTAGAAAACGGACCTGATGGTGGTGGCGATTTTCATGCGATTCGGCGATGTGTGGGCAGTGTTACAGATGGCGTGTCTGACTCGTGAGCTTCTACTGTATTGTAGGTGACTTGGGCGAAGAAACAATTTCGaagtatttattattgtttacaaAGCCTTCTAACTTCTCTGTATTTATTACAGGTAAAATATAATACGGACAATAAATTCGTATTTAAACAGTTAAGactaagaaaaaattaagattatacATTGCTCTTTTAAGTGgttgattaattattattaatgtatatGACTATATTATATTAAGTATTATTGAGTATGTCTATTTATATTGTATGAgcttttagtttttcatatttattttaatttgtgaatGCTGGCTGGgtagtaattaaaaaattacattattttattatattcttttgaaatgagatattatatttctattaatataaAGCTTAACTATTTTGCACGTGTATTATGATATTCTTGTATTTTATTACACCAAAATACATAAATtcgttaaaatttgtaaatattgcATTTTACAACTGGAAGTCAaggaaatttcattttttttcaatgatatttaaaatagtcaaaaaaattgtctcatgtgtatttttattaaatcattagaaaaatcattaaaattgtgTTTGTTTTCAATGATTTTATTGTTGATAATGATTGTGAGTGATGGATTTTCGGGTGATATCGGTGTGGTGTATATACGAGGATGAGAAAAATGATGGATTAGCAAGATGGTGATTTTTCCGAGTCTCGTTCTAGTTGAGATTATTTGAGAGTTATACATGAGTTTTTACAATAATATCCTTGTTCAAATCACGTGATTTTCATGTATATACAATTTTGGAAGGtattgtgaattttaatattggTCAAAGAAGGTGATTCTGAAATGCATGGTTCAAGTTTGATGATGTGAAAATCGATTCTGGTGTAGTTGAACCGATTAGAAGACAAAACAAATAACAGAAGAATAATTCCGTCATGTTTGGGAATCAAATATTATGTTGTTGGAACCAATTATGGTGTATGAAATGGTTTTTAAACTCATATTTGTGTTGCCATACTTAGTTATGAAGCATCTATACTTCAATTTGAATTATGTATCTATGTTTAACATATATTTGTACTtggtattttataatattttattgacatTTACTAATGaataatctaatatataaagTAACAATACTTTCacgatgaaaataatttataatttgttatgttgataattttaatatttataattttaatttagatacacacgtaacattaatatatttatcatatttttaaaaataattacatattttttaatatacatatataatgtattgtatcatattatttttaaaataaatatatattagatgTCGTATCCTATACTCTTATCAAATCCACTATAATAGTTTCACAAAAAACACATTTCTAATCGAAATTTCAAGAGATTCGTGGAGACAATATTTAGTTCTTCCATGCACACGTGTTTTAAAACCATAACATAATCATATTTACTCAAGAGTGAGAATTTCAtgtacttctttttctattaagattattataaatttaacataaaaaaatagaacaaaaataaatatcaaaagtaacaaaaaaataaataatattaataataaatatcgataacaataaataataataataaataaataaataaagataaaagaataatcttacattttaaaataactttgtttattttacCATATTCCTCGGATCTTTTATAAACTTcgtccgtttttttttttcaaattctaaaatttaggatattaaatatcaattttttctattttagaattataataattacaaatttgtatgaattgtattttaaattatacatccttaaatacaaaataaataatatatttggaattacataatttaaaataacaatctaTATTTCAGAGTACAAATTTTGATTACATATTGTTTATTATGAACTGtataataatatacatttatattctaaatatataattcaagatataaatttataaattattttttaaattatatattttcagccTTAAGGAACATGCAGAGTGGaattatctataactatatataaagggattctctcttttgtatccacatctcataattccaactttattctttacaatttaattatttattaaatttttaaaaattaacggttactttttacaagtttttataaaactatttatttatctctttcttcttttttctcctactattcatcaacaattatttttctcatattttctccatacatttcactttaatttttataaatatactttaatttttttcattaacttaataacattataatatcatcaattattaatataattcaaaaaatgcgtacacacataCGCGATAGCGTCTGTTTTACGCTAGTGGGATGTAAAAAGAAATGCTTGCCGATTACAAATTTTGACTTTTCCAGACTAAGGGTTatccaacaaattttattttcttatgatttttttaaaattatcttttaaatttatatttaataatgcaaatattttattaacttttaataaattaattggtgtttttaattaaacagattaaaataattatgaaatatttttaatttttcatgttaaattattttgactGGATCGTATAATCGTTTGAAAAAACAATCAaagaaataatcttttaaaatattttttattttgatttttaattaaaaaaaaaagaagttatctAACTCATCAAgttaactataaaaaataaagttcgaTGGACTAAAAATACTGAATTATCAATTCATCTTATCAAATCATGAGGAGTTGGTGAGACTTTATCATTgtttcaataataaataatgatgtTCAAAACTATGAATTAATCTCTGAATTAAAAACCTACTTTAGgtttcaataataattaatgatgtTCAAAACTATGAATTAAtctctcaattaaaaatatactttaagtttc
This region of Vigna unguiculata cultivar IT97K-499-35 chromosome 5, ASM411807v1, whole genome shotgun sequence genomic DNA includes:
- the LOC114186042 gene encoding mediator of RNA polymerase II transcription subunit 15a isoform X1, which codes for MDNNNWRPNQGTEANMDTSDWRGGLQQESRQRIVNKIMDTLKRHLPVSGQEGLHELQKIAQRFEEKIFTAATSQSDYLRKISLKMLTMETKSQGSMANAPNQGGPSNKPPDPGLVIPSQVHNLGQQHSIPMSNQSQARQQLMQNNIASQSSGLTQTPIQNVGQNNPNMQNIPGQNSVGNTISQNSNMQNMFAGSQRQIQGRQQVVSQQQQQSQNPQQYLYQQQIQHQLMRQKFHQQQQQQQQQQQQQQQNLLQPNQLQSSQQPVIQTSSVMQQAPMMQTSLPSIQHNQQSNNVQQSTQSVLQQHSQVIRQQQPQQTSIIHQQQTPMTQQSILPPQQQQQQQQQQLMGAQGNASNMQHSQILGTQNNVSDLQQPQRLLAQQNNLSNLQQQQLINQQNSLSNMHQQLGNNVPGLQPQQVLGPQSGNSGMQTSQHSAHVLQQSQVQIQPQSQQNASNLLPSQAQQSQSQAPQQQLMPQIQSQPAQLQQQLGLQQQPNSLQRDMQQRLQASGPLLQQSTVLDQQKQLYQSQRPLPETSSTSLDSTAQTGQPSGGDWQEEVYQKIKSMKESYLPELNEMYQKIASKLQQHDSLPQQPKAEQLDKLKVFKMMLERIITFLQVSKSNVSPSIKEKLGSYEKQIINFINTNRPKKNIPGQLPPPHMHSMSQSQPQVTQVQSHENQINSQLQTSNMQGSVTTMQQNNMPNMQHNSLSGVSTAQQSKMNSMQPNTNLDSGPGNAVNSLQQVPVSSLQQNPVSAPQQTNVNSLSSQSGVNVIQSNLNPLQQGSSMLQHQQLKQQEQQMLHNQQIKQQYQRQLMQRKQQQIMQHQQQQQQLHQTAKQQLPAQLPTHQIQQLHQMNDANDIKMRQGIGVKPGVFQPHLTSSQRSAYPHQQMKGSPFPVSSPQLLQATSPQIPQHSSPQVDQQNHLPSLTKVATPLQSANSPFVVPTPSPPLAPSPMPGDAEKPISGVALISNAANIGYQQSGGATAPAQSLAIGTPGISASPLLAEFTGPDGALGNAFVSTSGKSTVTEQPIERLIKAVKSMSSKTLCSAVSDIGSVVSMNDRIAGSAPGNGSRAAVGEDLVAMTNCRLQARNFIAQDGANGTRRMKRYTYATPLNVVSSAGSMNDSIKQLTASEVSDLDSTATSRFKMPRVEANHSLLEEIREVNQRLIDTVVDISNEEVDPTAAAAAAEGTEGTIVKCSYNAVALSPSLKSQYASVQMSPIQPLRLLVPTNYPNCSPILLDKFPVESGKENEDLSVKAKSRFSISLRSLSQPMSLGEIARTWDVCARTVISEHAQQSGGGSFSSKYGTWENCLTT
- the LOC114186042 gene encoding mediator of RNA polymerase II transcription subunit 15a isoform X2 translates to MDTSDWRGGLQQESRQRIVNKIMDTLKRHLPVSGQEGLHELQKIAQRFEEKIFTAATSQSDYLRKISLKMLTMETKSQGSMANAPNQGGPSNKPPDPGLVIPSQVHNLGQQHSIPMSNQSQARQQLMQNNIASQSSGLTQTPIQNVGQNNPNMQNIPGQNSVGNTISQNSNMQNMFAGSQRQIQGRQQVVSQQQQQSQNPQQYLYQQQIQHQLMRQKFHQQQQQQQQQQQQQQQNLLQPNQLQSSQQPVIQTSSVMQQAPMMQTSLPSIQHNQQSNNVQQSTQSVLQQHSQVIRQQQPQQTSIIHQQQTPMTQQSILPPQQQQQQQQQQLMGAQGNASNMQHSQILGTQNNVSDLQQPQRLLAQQNNLSNLQQQQLINQQNSLSNMHQQLGNNVPGLQPQQVLGPQSGNSGMQTSQHSAHVLQQSQVQIQPQSQQNASNLLPSQAQQSQSQAPQQQLMPQIQSQPAQLQQQLGLQQQPNSLQRDMQQRLQASGPLLQQSTVLDQQKQLYQSQRPLPETSSTSLDSTAQTGQPSGGDWQEEVYQKIKSMKESYLPELNEMYQKIASKLQQHDSLPQQPKAEQLDKLKVFKMMLERIITFLQVSKSNVSPSIKEKLGSYEKQIINFINTNRPKKNIPGQLPPPHMHSMSQSQPQVTQVQSHENQINSQLQTSNMQGSVTTMQQNNMPNMQHNSLSGVSTAQQSKMNSMQPNTNLDSGPGNAVNSLQQVPVSSLQQNPVSAPQQTNVNSLSSQSGVNVIQSNLNPLQQGSSMLQHQQLKQQEQQMLHNQQIKQQYQRQLMQRKQQQIMQHQQQQQQLHQTAKQQLPAQLPTHQIQQLHQMNDANDIKMRQGIGVKPGVFQPHLTSSQRSAYPHQQMKGSPFPVSSPQLLQATSPQIPQHSSPQVDQQNHLPSLTKVATPLQSANSPFVVPTPSPPLAPSPMPGDAEKPISGVALISNAANIGYQQSGGATAPAQSLAIGTPGISASPLLAEFTGPDGALGNAFVSTSGKSTVTEQPIERLIKAVKSMSSKTLCSAVSDIGSVVSMNDRIAGSAPGNGSRAAVGEDLVAMTNCRLQARNFIAQDGANGTRRMKRYTYATPLNVVSSAGSMNDSIKQLTASEVSDLDSTATSRFKMPRVEANHSLLEEIREVNQRLIDTVVDISNEEVDPTAAAAAAEGTEGTIVKCSYNAVALSPSLKSQYASVQMSPIQPLRLLVPTNYPNCSPILLDKFPVESGKENEDLSVKAKSRFSISLRSLSQPMSLGEIARTWDVCARTVISEHAQQSGGGSFSSKYGTWENCLTT